In the genome of Arachis hypogaea cultivar Tifrunner chromosome 9, arahy.Tifrunner.gnm2.J5K5, whole genome shotgun sequence, the window TTATTAGTTATGAATTTacaatttaacttattatttatgtACTATAAATTCTTTGTTTTCCTTAATTTGTTTTGCTTCAGCGAGTTTCTAGTAAAATATTTAGAGAATTACTTCTAAGACTAGGAACTATTTCCTAAGCTAACTACAAAGCTATGAAAGTCCGTTTCATAGCCCATGCCCCTTATATTTCATAACACCCTTCCTCCTCTATTCTTGTTATCTTCACTTTGCGACCCCTTATAAATTTTcctctaaaaaaatttaataattatcgaTTAGGTTTTGTGATATGCCAAAGGATTGGATGGATCTACCGAGGTATAGCGAAGAGTATATCAATGGTGTTATTAGTTTCTTAGAATTTGCATACTCTGAGGGAGAACCGGATAGACAACAAATTCAATGTCCTTGTAAGAGGTGTTGTAACATTGAGTGGTATAGAAGAGATGTGGTATTTGACCATTTAGTAGCCGACGGGTTTGTTAAGGGATATAGAACATGGATTAATCACGGGGAATGGACAATCCCAATGGTGGTTGATGATGACACGGATGATGAAGGTGCACGTGATGACATCGAAGGACTGCTTAATGATGCATTTGGAGATCATGCTGAGGGTGTTACTGTAGGTCCAAATGAAGAGGCTAAaaagttttataatttaatagATGGGGCAAGTCAAGAGTTATACCCGGGCTGCAAGAAATTTTCTACATTATCTTTTACCATCCGCCTGTACTTGTTAAAGTGTTTGCACGGTTGGAGCAATGCCTCCTTCACTTCCCTTCTAGAGCTATTGAAAGAGGCAATGCCTGAAATTAACATACCTCCATCTTTCCATAAGACGAAGGCTATGATAAGAGATTTAGGTCTGGATTATAAAAAAATCGATGCTTGTCCTAATGATTGCCTCCTGTATAGGAAAGAACTAAAGGATGAAACACAATGTCGTGTGTGTGGAACATCTCGATATACTGAAAATTCTAGTGATAATAGCGAGAACCAACCTCACAAGAAAGGTCGTCCTATTCCTGCAAAGACGCTGAGATACTTTCCTATAATTCCAAGACTTCAGAGATTATTTATGTGCTCAAAAACGGCAGCTAGTCTGAGGTGGCATGATGAGGAGCGCGTTAAAGATGGGACGTTAAAGCATCCTGCTGATGGCCTGGCATGGAAGAACTTTGATGAAATGAATGAAGATTTTGCAAAAGAATCACGCAATATTAGACTAGGCTTGTCAAGTGATGGGTTCAACCCATTTCGTAGCATGAATATTTCATGGAGCACGTGGCCCGTAATGTTGATGGTATACAACTTGCCCCCGTGGATGTGCATGAAACCTGAATATTGTATGCTTTCTTTGCTTATTCCTGGGCCACAATCACCTGGCAAAGATATTGACGTGTATCTACAACCATTGATAGAAGACTTGAAGTAGTTGTGGGAAATAGGGGTGGAAACTTATGATGCATCAAAGAATGAGAATTTTCAAATGCGAGCAGCTCTTTTGTGGACAATCAATGATTTTCCTGCGTATGCTATGTTGTCTGGGTGGAGTACAAAGGGAAAATTGGCTTGCCCTTGTTGCAACAAAAATACCTCTTCTTTACAACTAAAACATAGTCGGAAGACAGTTTATATGGACCATCGTGTCTTTTTACCCATGGATCATCCATGGAGAACCAATACAAGGTCTTTTAATGGGAAGCAAGAATTAAGACCCCCTCCACCTGTTATAGAAGGAACGGAAATTTTTGAGATGCTACAAAATGTTGAGAATGTTTTCGGGAAGAAGCAAAGTACATCAAATAGTTTCTTATGGAATTGGAAAAAAAGATCAATTTTCTTTGAATTGCCTTACTGGCACAAGAACCCACTGCGTCACAACTTAGAtgtcatgcacatagagaagaacaTACTTGACAGTATAATTGGAATCCTTTTGGATATCCCAGGCAAGACAAAGGATCATCTGAATGCTCGATATGACTTAAAAGATTTGGGGATCTGGAAAAATCTTCAACCAAAGGAGGTGAATAATGGCAAGAGAACAAAGTTGGCAAAGGCATGCTTTTCTATGACTGCTGCAGAGAAGTCAATTTTTTGTGGTGTTTTGAAGACAACAAAACTACCTGATGGTAGTGCTTCGAATATATCACGGTGTGTACATCTAGGAGAAAGAAAAATTTCTGGGTATAAGACCCATGATGCTCATTTTTTGTTACACTACTTACTACCAGTACCGATTAAAAGCATCATTCCTGATCACGTGGCCATTCCGTTGATTCGACTAAGTTCCTTTTTTCGTTGCTTATGCAAAAAGTTAATCACACTGGAAGAGATAGATCGACTGGAGTTAGAGATTGTGGAAACATTATGCCACCTTGAGAGGATCTTTCCCCCTAGTTTTTTTGACATAATGGTTCATCTTCCCATTCATTTAGCAAATGAGGTGAGATTGGGTGGTCCGGTACAGTTTCGTTGGATGTATCCTCCAGAAAGGTACATGTGTACATTAAAGTCGTATGTACGCAACAAAAGTCGCCCCGAAGGTTCTATTGCAGAGGCATATCAGGCTGAAGAGTGCTTAACTTTCTGCTCAAGATACTTGCATGGAGGTGTGCGAACAAGACTTAATAAGCGACCTCGGAATGATGATGATCCTAATGACGACGAAGTTTTGTCTTCAAAGTTGTTTTCTAACAAAGGTCGTTCGTTAGGCGTGGGAAATGGAGAACCAATTAATCTCGATGACATATCAACTTCTCAAGCCCATGTGTATGTATTATACAATTGTTTCCACATCGCATGGGGCCAATCAATTTCGGAAGAGTACGAATGGCTCTGGTATACTTATTTAATATTTGTGCTGGGATTTGTTTAGTTAATTTTAGTTATGTTGTTATAGACTGACTTATTTAAGGCTTTATTTTGTAGCGCGCGACAAAGGAAACAAATGAGGAACCAAAAAGGTTTGAAATGTTCCTTGCTACTCGAACAAGTCGGAAAAGGAAGGAAATTGATCAGGAAACACAAGATGCAATTGTATGAGAGTTCATTGAATTACTAATGATTATAAGTCAAATTTAGGATACGGTAATTAATTCTATTTCAAATGTTTCTTTTAATTAGGATGAATTCCAAAACCGCCAAGCTGCTGGTGAAACAGATGAGGAAGCTTTTGAGTCTTTATTTGGAAAAGAACAACCAGGTCGGGTTAGGTGCTATGGAAGATCTGTTACACGAAGTGACTTAAAAAAGCATGCAGAAATTTCTGAACTCAAGCAACAACACCAAGAGGAAGTCACATCTTTGAAGGCTGAACTTGGAGACATGAAAGCCAAACAGCAGCACCAAGAGGCTGACCTTCATGGATTGCGAAACATGATTAAGTTACTAGTTCAGCGATCTGAACCTGGAATGAGGCCGGAAGAAATTGAAGCTTTGTTACGAGATGCCCAACACTCTCCAATTGATGCAAATAGCGCTCATGGATCAACACATATTCCAAACATAAATATGGTATGACCAGTTTTTTTTATTCCCtaatatttgtttatatattgtTAATTGTTAATTAGGATTCTGAATATCTACtgttaagtttaaaatttttatttgttagaaCTTAGGAGGAtgccaaattttttaatttgaactgaaattgaagaagatgaaagctGTGATTTGGGctttttggttttgttttttcgttatgtaattttattattattgttatcaggGTGGAAGTTGTAATTTTTCtggtttttctgatttttctggTTTTGTTTTTTCATGCTATTATGCGCTGCTTGTCACTTGCACAATGCACTTGAGTTTCTGATTTTAGTTCCCATTTAGTATGAAGTCGTGTTACTCCGTTTTTTAGTTATGTTCTTTATGGTGATTTATAGTATTCCCTGAATATGATTGTTATTTTAAAGCAAAAGACTTtggtttatttaattatttattcaaacATAGTAtggttttgtttcttattttatgtttttggtGAAATGAAAAGAAGAGTAGTTTCAATTATCCTATGCCGCTCGGATATTgtatatgttattaatatgttaataattacttttttcttgttgtactttttcaaattataattatttttctatataattatgcaggataatTCTAAAGATGCGAGTGAAGATTGAGATGCTGATCATGATGGTTTAGTGACAAAGATGGAAATTAAAAGATGTATGGTTGATGATGATATCTTTTATTAGAAGCTAAGATACatttatatgatataatattttggTTTTTCCTAGTTTATTAGCAGTAAACTCTAAGTGCATTATATGAGTATACTTATTCTAGtttgagatgtatgaatactcaaaattatgatcatcccaatatttttgtttcattgtataattatattttgtttcagtataatttttattatttaaagattattgtatggtattattatatatgtattcatttttattttataataattaactaatttaattaaaaatacaggattatatataattatattctcaaatattagattttagataaaaaaattgttagaaatttatatatatatatatatatatatataaacagaaattaaaaaaaatgagggacaaaaggctacacttatatagagtagctatagGCATACTATTTGTTACATTTATAAAGTGATGcaaaagtgtagcctattcttTAGAATTATGGTAATCATTAGTGCTGAAAAGTGATGcaaaagtgtagcctattcttTAGAATTATGGTAATCATTAGTGCTGAAAAACGTAGCTTTTGGTCCTGAACAGCATCACTTAAAAAGCGTACCCTATTCTCAAAGGCCAGAAGCGTAGCCTTTGATACAGAAAAgcatagcctttgagaataggcaacactAGTATAGGCATCGCCAACAAAAGTGTCTCCGAAgcctaaaaagcgtagccttttcctaagacatcatttttttcatttttggctacacttttcaagtgtacctgaatgggtgtttttcttgtagtgtccgGAAGAGAAAAAGGGAGACTGCGATGGAGAGGAAGAGGGAGGAGGTTGCGTTGGGTAGGGGGAGAGCTGCGATGGGGAGGGAGATGGAGGGAAAATTTGAGTTGGAGAGAGAGGAATTAGGGTTTGAATGATGGTTTGCCAAGTTACTAAAATATGGTGGTTATAGTAGCATTGTGCTTGCTGGAGATTTGCTTTAATGAGTTTGGGGACatgtttgtcaaattttaaaattttttagaaactattttatcaataacaaaagTTAAGTACTATTTTATCAGCGTTAGAATTTTTCGagtactaatttaatatttacctCTAAAATCTTTGtatagagacttaattaaaaaaaatatatatataaaaaattaattaaaaatttaataaaattataaaaaccgaTAGAATAATATTCCATTTTAGATGATATAAATATGTAGAGAAAGGATCACTAACTATCTAATCAGGAGAATAGTAGACCAAATGAAATATAATCCTATGAAGACTTGCATTATGTGATCAAGAGAGATCAATTAGTATAAATAATACATGACATACATAATTTAATAGTTTCATCATTTTATCTATGTAATCGATTTCATTCCCCTTGCGGAATAAGATTATTTTATATAGTTAAAAATCTCATTTTCACtctcatattttaaataaaaaaatattagtcatgtccattcttttatatatatatatatatatatatatatatatgccataAGAGTGaccatttttttaatcatataaaaTAATGATATTCTCTTCCATTTTTTTATAAAGTCCATATATTTATGAATGATATTACGactattgaaattttttatttatatttaaaaaaataaaaaataatgtttattttctatttttagtttttaaaggtataaataaagaaattaaaaaatatttgtttaaaaagatgaaaacataaaaaaattaatatttttataaaatattaaattttattaaacatctataaaaagtaaacaaaattaatttcattaatcataaaatatttactttttaaatttatagatgtttaatacaatttaatatttattttaataattttataccattaaaaataattaatttaaaaagtagatataaaataaaaaattaataaatataaaaataatatttaattgaatattttagattatatatataaattaaaaaatataatatatagttaTGTAATATATTTAAAAGATAGAATAATACATAACAAGAAGTAGTCTCATCTGcgaatgagtaatagctcaaatgacatagtctctccatactcaattaagaggttacaggttaggttcgagtctcctatctttagtttaaaaaaaaaagtagtctCATCTAATGCTAGTCAAATTCTCTAACATTTTTCAAGTCTTCTATTCGAATCTCACTCCAATATAATAACATAAATACTATAATAGTAAAGATAATTTTACTTTTCAAGGTGTAAAAAATGAgatgaaaattaataaaattaagtaatataaaaaatttaaattaactataaaataattaaaaaattatagaaagactaatttaattaattttatcatgttatttctatatatattttcttcaagttatatttaaaaataaataaataattctcctTCAAACTAAGAAAAAAACTATATAGACCATCAATAAAAAACGGGTGAtatctaattttaaaaacaaatttatttttactCTTCTCTTCATACTTATTTCATTATTATTTCGCAAATaaatacaacaaaataaaaaaacatttatcGAAACTATACTATTTTTTTTCGGACTTCCAATAACAACGTAGGGactatcaataaaaaatataggCCAACAAATCAATGAATCATCATAAGGGatcaatttattattaaaaaaattttggactACACTATAAACACACATAATTCTTGTACGACTGTAATACTAGCACAAATTTAGAATTTTGTCAATGAATCGTTAAAGAACCATAAAATTTTTTCTCCATGGTAGACAAATCCTTGTTTGGAATGTTTTTCATTTCCacataatcattttttttatgtttacaaTTCTAGATATCATATGAGAATTCCAAAAGTAATGATATGATGGGCCTGGGCTAGATATCAACAAATGAATGTCATAACTTAATCGGCCTAAcgaaagaatataaaaaatatcctCCCTCcaccgaccaaaaaaaaaaatttttcctcCCTCACTGAAAAAAACAAAATTGACCCAAAAAACACatgttgataaaaataaaaaggaattaccaaaaaaaaagaaaggaaatgttGTTCATATGTCAtaactttctattatttttaattgttatatatGAGTTATTAGTTTTGgacatttatattaaaataaaaaaatattttttatatatggtTTCATTTAGGTGATATAGTGAAATATATAAGATACGTTCTTCTTATTAGACGCTATTTCATCTCATCTCTTAGTCTTGTCAGTTTTCATTCACCGTTAGTTCTTCTCACGTACATATGTCACTAACATATAAACTGTTTTCTCTTCTCACCTTTTGTTCTTCGTCTCAATCCTAAATAGCACCTGTTACTCAATGCATATAAGCTCTGCACGTAATTATGCAAGAGGAATTTACGTATTTCTTTTGAACATAAAGAAACTTTATAGATGATCATAACAATGTTACTCAGATCAATGGTTATTTTTTATCTTCAGTTTTGATCAATGTATTCACAATTTCCagttgattaaaaaaaaagttgagtTAATAAGGTGAGTTAGTTAGCCAATAGTGGGAGGTTAATGAAGGTCATTGTTATGTAATGAAGTTTAATCCAAGAAAACAACCGACAAAATTTAAAAGCATAAGATTCAGATCCGATTTTGAACCTTACCTATTATTCTTCATGAGTATTTAGCTTTTGGCCTTAAAAGTTAAAATAGAGGCCACTATTCAGACACTCCTTGCAGAAAGATACTAAGATTCTTCTATCACTACTGTTCTTTTTGTCAATGGTTCTATTAGTTATCATAGGTCTGCAAAATTATGCTCAATTACCATGATTGCATTCTTGTTTCCTTAACCCTGTGccttgttctttcttttttttcttccttctctctagcAGGACATCAATCATGTATATTATGAGACGGAATTTAGGACAGAATGGTGTCGTGTGAATTCAACAAATTACTGACATACTTTCACATATACTTGGGACCTCGAATGGGATTGGAATACACAAAATAGCATACACCACACACAGATTTTGAAGACCCTAGGAACAACATATTCCTAGGTAGCTGTGGCTGAATCAGTTAATTTTGATGTAACAATCTAACATGGTATTAGCAGTTCATAAATCTATCTACAAAGCAGAaatcaattaaagaaaaattcatTGATTCAAGAAAAAGTTGAATAGGTGAACAATAATTACTTATCTACTTATTTGTTCATTAAACAATATATCAAGTAACCacaaaaataattcaaagaatacaagttcttttcttttcattcaatTTAATCAGCTTATAAATATATCCATGCAATTGTCCCTGaagttcttttcttttcattcaaaataaaaagaatatgtaGAGCAAACTCACAACTGAAATGCCACCTGCTATTGCAGCATTTGCAGCTTCATAGGCCACTTCTGCACTgtatgaaagtgaaaaagaaaaattgaggTCAAGGGTAACTGTAATTGAATACATTTATCTATAGGGTTAGTCTTTCTTAGCACACTCTTGATTAAACTCCAATACATTatcaatattataaaaaaaaagctGGAATTGACATCAACCACCAACTGAAGCAAACAAGAAGCAGGAATGAAATCTGACATCCacacaaatatattattaaatagagaaatgctatttgtacaccaaaatcagccaccaatatatttatgtataaataca includes:
- the LOC112709983 gene encoding uncharacterized protein → MARFCDMPKDWMDLPRYSEEYINGVISFLEFAYSEGEPDRQQIQCPCKRCCNIEWYRRDVVFDHLVADGFVKGYRTWINHGEWTIPMVVDDDTDDEGARDDIEGLLNDAFGDHAEGVTVGPNEEAKKFYNLIDGASQELYPGCKKFSTLSFTIRLYLLKCLHGWSNASFTSLLELLKEAMPEINIPPSFHKTKAMIRDLGLDYKKIDACPNDCLLYRKELKDETQCRVCGTSRYTENSSDNSENQPHKKGRPIPAKTLRYFPIIPRLQRLFMCSKTAASLRWHDEERVKDGTLKHPADGLAWKNFDEMNEDFAKESRNIRLGLSSDGFNPFRSMNISWSTWPVMLMVYNLPPWMCMKPEYCMLSLLIPGPQSPGKDIDVYLQPLIEDLK
- the LOC140172959 gene encoding uncharacterized protein, which encodes MGPINFGRVRMALRATKETNEEPKRFEMFLATRTSRKRKEIDQETQDAIDEFQNRQAAGETDEEAFESLFGKEQPGRVRCYGRSVTRSDLKKHAEISELKQQHQEEVTSLKAELGDMKAKQQHQEADLHGLRNMIKLLVQRSEPGMRPEEIEALLRDAQHSPIDANSAHGSTHIPNINMMRVKIEMLIMMV